The Thermosynechococcus sp. CL-1 genomic interval CCTCCAAGCAGACTCTAGCCCCACGATAGCCTATTTCTCAGGGATTCTAGGTAGAGCCAAGGGACAGTTGAACGGCGGTAATCGCGTCCACCAAGGGCGATCGCAAGGCAGCGATATACTCTGGCCAGCCAATGAGAATTGGTTGCTGATGGGCAAGGGTCTGTCCCTGTAACCCCGTAGCATCAAAGCGCAAGGGATTTCCCTGCAAGTCGGTGCACACCAAACCTGCTGCCGTTGCTAAAGCCAAGGGGGCGGTGGTGTCCCAGAGCTTCACCCGCTGATTTAAGTAAAGGTAGAGTCCCGCCCGTCCCAAAATCACTTCAATCACCTTGAGGCCAAAACTGCCCAGAAAGCGAAATTCCACTTGGGGCAACACCTGATGAATTGCATCGCCGTAGGTGCGGTAGTCGCGATAGCCAATCATGATCGGGCAATGGTCTTCATTAGGAGAGGGCGGGCAAACGGGTAAGAGGGGGACAGGGGGGCCACCACTGCTCATCTGAAAGAGTCCCCAATCTTTACCGCCATAGTAGAGGTGATCCAGATTGGGAGCATAGATCCAACCCGCCACTGGACTGTAGTGCGCCAGCAGGCCCACCATGAGGGCGTAACCTTGGCGATGGTGAATCAGATCATCCGTGCCATCGAG includes:
- a CDS encoding 3'(2'),5'-bisphosphate nucleotidase CysQ; its protein translation is MMTSPPLTSSQIWQINQLLRQAGQRARQLAQQPFEVIEKGRQDFATSIDRFLDRLLSQKFRAWFPEDGIISEENADSQAIFQEPKNRYWLIDPLDGTDDLIHHRQGYALMVGLLAHYSPVAGWIYAPNLDHLYYGGKDWGLFQMSSGGPPVPLLPVCPPSPNEDHCPIMIGYRDYRTYGDAIHQVLPQVEFRFLGSFGLKVIEVILGRAGLYLYLNQRVKLWDTTAPLALATAAGLVCTDLQGNPLRFDATGLQGQTLAHQQPILIGWPEYIAALRSPLVDAITAVQLSLGST